Proteins encoded together in one Pseudomonadota bacterium window:
- a CDS encoding helix-turn-helix transcriptional regulator: protein MQIVVRLDVMLARRKMRAKALAAEIGVTEANLSLLRTGKVKGVRFETLAKICEALECTPGDILDIEELADSTPESKIVKFEGQKPG, encoded by the coding sequence ATGCAGATTGTCGTCCGCCTCGATGTCATGCTGGCCAGGCGCAAGATGCGCGCCAAGGCGCTGGCGGCCGAGATCGGCGTGACCGAGGCCAATCTGTCATTGCTGCGCACCGGCAAGGTGAAGGGCGTACGCTTCGAAACACTGGCGAAAATATGCGAGGCACTGGAATGCACGCCGGGGGATATTCTCGATATCGAGGAGCTGGCGGATAGCACCCCGGAGAGCAAAATAGTCAAGTTCGAAGGTCAGAAACCAGGCTGA